A window of Bacteroidota bacterium genomic DNA:
GAATGTTTATGGGAACTGAAACAACCACAGGTTTCTTTTCATCCACTTCAAGAAAATCAACATGGATAATCCTGTCAGAAACAGGATGGAACTGTACATCCTGTAATACGCATTCATGTATTTTTCCGTCAACATCAAGCTTTACCAGATAAACATTGGGCGTATAAATTAAGCTTTTAAAATTCTTTTCTGCAGTTGAAAAATGTATAATTTCTTTTCCTCCATAAACAACACAGGGAACATTCTCATCGGATCTCAATTTTTTGGAACTCGACTTTCCCAGCGATGTTCTCAAAGTACCTTTTAATTCTATTGATTCCATCTTTATTTACTTTTCTTAAATTGATTAGGGTACAAATATAATAACTTAAAAGATAAAACTCGAACTGATCGACTGATAATTATATACTTTATTAATGACATCTGCAAACATATCAGCAATAGTCAACACTTTAATCTTGCTGCAGGTTTGTGTCAAGGGTATGGAATCGGTTAC
This region includes:
- a CDS encoding ribose-phosphate pyrophosphokinase (catalyzes the formation of 5-phospho-alpha-D-ribose 1-phosphate from D-ribose 5-phosphate and ATP), giving the protein VTDSIPLTQTCSKIKVLTIADMFADVINKVYNYQSISSSFIF